One Microlunatus soli genomic window carries:
- a CDS encoding SDR family NAD(P)-dependent oxidoreductase, translating to MATRTDISTGATGSTTAGLLAGKIIFITGASRGIGAAAGRLFAAEGASVVLAARSTDALDRIVADIRGTGGTADAVPVDLADSASIRAVVDRVRELYGRLDGAFNNGGAGQQPGPLDSTSDADIDTQFSVNFRGQWTAMNAEAELMRAGGGGAIVNTSSIGSRRANPVLPAYGAMKRALNSITESAAVSWAADGIRVNGITPGGTVTEMMLEWERATPGVIDRNTAATPMGRMAEANEVAEAAAWLLSDRASMVTGAIIPVDGGAGA from the coding sequence ATGGCAACCAGAACTGACATCAGCACCGGCGCGACCGGCAGCACCACCGCCGGCCTGCTGGCCGGCAAGATCATCTTCATCACCGGGGCGAGCCGCGGCATCGGAGCAGCCGCCGGCCGGCTCTTCGCCGCCGAGGGCGCCTCCGTCGTGCTCGCCGCTCGGAGCACCGATGCCCTCGATCGCATCGTGGCCGACATCCGTGGCACCGGCGGGACGGCCGACGCGGTGCCCGTCGACCTCGCCGACAGCGCCAGCATCCGGGCTGTTGTGGACCGGGTGCGCGAGCTGTACGGACGGCTGGACGGTGCGTTCAACAACGGCGGCGCCGGCCAGCAGCCCGGCCCGCTGGACAGCACCAGCGACGCCGATATCGACACCCAGTTCTCCGTCAACTTCCGCGGGCAGTGGACCGCGATGAACGCCGAGGCCGAGTTGATGCGTGCCGGTGGTGGCGGTGCGATCGTGAACACCTCCAGTATCGGTTCGCGCCGGGCGAATCCGGTGTTGCCGGCCTACGGGGCGATGAAGCGGGCCCTGAACAGCATCACCGAATCCGCGGCCGTCAGCTGGGCGGCGGACGGCATCCGCGTCAATGGCATCACTCCCGGTGGCACGGTCACCGAGATGATGCTCGAGTGGGAGCGAGCCACCCCCGGCGTCATCGACCGGAACACGGCCGCCACTCCGATGGGTCGGATGGCCGAGGCCAACGAGGTCGCCGAGGCGGCTGCCTGGCTGCTCAGCGACCGTGCCTCGATGGTCACCGGAGCGATCATCCCGGTCGACGGAGGCGCCGGCGCCTGA
- a CDS encoding helix-turn-helix transcriptional regulator encodes MDKHELGGFLRSRRERLRPQDVGLPDGPRRRTPGLRREEVAVLAHISTEYYVRLEQARAPRPSAEVLTGIAGALRLTDAETDHLHLLAGTAPNRTRRHRRDVRPSILALLDRLPQTAGLVTSAAFEVLAWNDLAVALLEDFGPHHPDRRNLARLAFLHDAPADEPLYGISDAAEFRQHVAIELRSVAARYPADPDVTGLVDDLRAGSSEFARLWERNDIQPAPTLSKTFEHPIVGRITVDCDALQLTDRDQHLVLYSAPTGSADAEKLAFLAALGSERVRTDHRH; translated from the coding sequence ATGGACAAGCACGAGCTGGGCGGGTTCCTCCGGAGCCGGCGCGAGCGGCTGCGGCCGCAGGACGTCGGGCTGCCCGACGGCCCGCGGCGTCGTACTCCGGGCCTGCGCCGCGAGGAGGTCGCGGTCCTCGCGCACATCTCAACGGAGTACTACGTACGCCTGGAGCAGGCCCGCGCGCCCCGGCCGTCGGCCGAGGTGCTGACCGGGATCGCCGGCGCGTTGCGGCTGACCGATGCCGAGACCGACCATCTGCACCTGCTGGCCGGCACGGCGCCGAACCGCACCCGACGGCACCGCCGCGACGTCCGACCCAGCATCCTGGCGCTGCTCGACCGGCTGCCGCAGACCGCCGGGCTCGTCACCTCCGCCGCCTTCGAGGTGCTCGCCTGGAACGACCTGGCGGTGGCCCTGCTGGAGGACTTCGGACCACACCACCCGGACCGCCGCAATCTCGCCCGGCTCGCCTTCCTGCACGACGCACCGGCGGACGAACCGCTGTACGGCATCTCCGACGCCGCCGAGTTCCGCCAGCATGTCGCGATCGAGCTGCGTTCGGTCGCCGCCCGCTATCCCGCGGATCCCGATGTCACCGGACTGGTCGACGATCTGCGGGCCGGGAGCAGCGAGTTCGCCCGGTTGTGGGAACGCAATGACATCCAGCCGGCGCCGACCCTCAGCAAGACCTTCGAGCACCCGATCGTCGGTCGGATCACGGTGGACTGCGACGCCCTGCAGTTGACCGACCGCGACCAACACCTGGTGCTGTACAGCGCACCGACAGGGTCCGCCGACGCCGAGAAGCTGGCCTTCCTGGCCGCACTCGGCAGCGAACGGGTCAGGACCGACCACCGGCACTGA
- a CDS encoding GNAT family N-acetyltransferase produces the protein MSVRIRSATNDDLDAIAELARESVGWHADRWPDIKQPPDAAGMRAAYADLPTGDGYYCAVAEQDGVPVGFLTGNVSPAPEGGIERHHGPVGYVADVAVTAAARRSGIATLLMNDFERWARSAGAATITLSMHAGNDAASALYRSLGFNDSWIRMRKDLSD, from the coding sequence GTGAGCGTACGCATCCGGTCGGCGACGAACGATGATCTTGACGCCATCGCCGAGCTGGCCCGCGAATCGGTCGGCTGGCACGCCGACCGGTGGCCCGACATCAAGCAGCCGCCGGACGCCGCCGGCATGCGGGCCGCCTATGCCGACCTTCCGACGGGCGACGGCTACTACTGTGCGGTCGCCGAGCAGGACGGCGTCCCCGTCGGTTTCCTGACCGGCAACGTCTCTCCGGCTCCCGAGGGCGGCATCGAACGGCATCACGGTCCGGTCGGGTACGTCGCCGATGTCGCGGTCACGGCCGCCGCGCGCCGGTCCGGCATCGCGACCCTGTTGATGAACGACTTCGAACGCTGGGCTCGCTCGGCAGGTGCAGCCACCATCACGCTGAGTATGCATGCCGGCAACGACGCCGCATCCGCGCTCTATCGATCACTCGGCTTCAACGACAGCTGGATCCGGATGCGCAAGGACCTGTCGGACTGA
- a CDS encoding TetR/AcrR family transcriptional regulator, producing MTNGSASIWRRPARGGRGPTPSFDRDRLAAAGVALADERGLAAVTMRAVAEALGSKPASLYRYIRTRDELIELMVDRVNGEILRPADGDGWRTELLALARSGRDCYRRHPWLLDATASAHPMGPRTLDYLEDALSVLRDVPLPPGRKLEAIAVLNALTAALVRNELNSHQRSLPIGESELAPGPDSHPMLTAALAAGTEAEQDDEAEVFDRIVAGVISGLLG from the coding sequence GTGACGAACGGATCGGCGAGCATCTGGCGGCGACCGGCGCGCGGCGGACGAGGGCCGACGCCGAGCTTCGACCGGGACCGATTGGCGGCGGCAGGTGTCGCGTTGGCCGACGAACGCGGTCTGGCCGCGGTCACGATGCGGGCGGTCGCCGAGGCACTCGGGTCGAAACCCGCGTCCTTGTATCGCTACATCCGGACCCGTGACGAGTTGATCGAATTGATGGTCGACCGGGTCAACGGCGAGATCTTACGGCCCGCCGACGGCGACGGATGGCGTACTGAGCTACTCGCGCTCGCTCGGTCCGGACGGGACTGCTATCGACGACATCCCTGGCTGTTGGATGCCACCGCGTCCGCTCATCCGATGGGACCCCGCACCCTCGACTATCTGGAGGATGCGCTGTCTGTGCTGCGCGATGTTCCGTTACCGCCGGGACGCAAGCTGGAGGCGATCGCCGTACTGAACGCGTTGACGGCAGCCTTGGTGCGCAACGAACTCAACTCGCACCAGCGGTCACTACCGATCGGCGAGTCCGAGCTCGCGCCGGGCCCCGACAGCCACCCCATGCTGACCGCCGCTTTGGCGGCAGGAACCGAAGCCGAGCAGGACGACGAGGCGGAGGTCTTCGATCGGATCGTCGCCGGCGTGATCTCTGGTCTGCTGGGATGA